GTAAAAATTTCCTGCTCAGTGCCGGGGTTCCAACCCAAAAGAGCCAATAGATTGATGAATGCTTCAGGAAAGTATCCATCTTCGCGATAGCCTCTGGCCGTTTCGCCATTTTCTGCTTTCCAGAAAAGGGGAAATACTGGAAAGCCTAACTTATCGCCGTCACGCTTGCTCAACTTTCCGTTACCGGTAGGTTTAAGTAAAAGTGGTAGGTGTGCAAACTGGGGCATTACGCCAGTCCAGCCAAAGGAGCGATAAAGCAGCACATGCAATGGAAGCGACGGTAACCACTCCTCTCCACGGATTACGTGGCTAATTTCCATGAGATAATCATCTACTACGTTCGCCAAATGGTAGGTAGGTAGCATGTCGGCACTCTTAAATAGCACCTTGTCATCAAGCGTTGCGGTATTTACTACCACACACCCACGAATAAGATCAAACATCTCCACCTCCTCGCTTTCGGGCATCATAAAGCGGATTACCCAGCCAGCGCCAGCGTCAATCCTACGCTTCACCTCCTCCGCAGAAAGGGCAAGCGATGTGTTGAGCGTGGTTCTTATTTCGTGGTTATAGTTGAACGTTCTCCCTTCGGTTTCGTAACGAGCCCTGAGGGCATCGAGCTCTTCGGGGGTATCGAATGCATAGTATGCATTGCCAGAATCAATAAGCTGGTCGGCAAACTTTTTGTAAATGGCCCTGCGCTCGCTCTGCCGATACGGTGCATGTGGACCACCAACAGAAACTCCCTCATCAATCTCTATACCACACCATTTGAGCGACTCAACAATGTACTCTTCTGCACCGGGAACAAAGCGGTTAGAGTCAGTGTCCTCAATTCGAAGCAGGAAGTCGCCGCCGTGCTTGCGTGCAAAAAGATAGTTAAATAGGGCAGTACGCACGCCCCCAATATGGAGCGGTCCCGTTGGACTGGGTGCAAATCGCACACGAACTCGTCTTTGGTCCATTGCTATTACGTTTTAGGCAAAGATATAGATTCTTCCTTAATGGCTTGATTGGTGCCAATGCAAAAACGGAAGACCAAAGGCCTTCCGTTCTGTCGGTTCGGAGGGGATCGAACCCTCGACCCCATGATTAAGAGTCACGTGCTCTACCAACTGAGCTACGAACCGTTTTGTTATTGCGGTTGCAAAAGTAACAAAATTTCCAAAACCTCAAAAATATACCGAAATGTTTTAGCCTAAAGTTTTTTTTTTGAACTTTGAGGTCCAATCAAAAACCACATAATGAGTAAGATTTTGGTAACGGGCGGAACCGGATACATTGGTTCCCATACAGTAGTAGAACTATTACAGCAAGGTTTCAAGGTTGTGATTGTGGACAACCTCTCCAACTCTTTTATTGAGGTCCTCGATGGTATAGAGCACATTTGTGGGCAGCGGCCAACATTTATTGAGGCAGACTGCACCGATATGGCGGCCATGAAATCTATATTCAGTCAGAATCCAGATATTTCGGCTGCAATTCATTTTGCAGCCTCCAAGGCGGTGGGCGAATCGGTTGAGAAACCGCTGCTTTACTACCGAAACAACCTAGTTTCGCTGATTAATCTCATTGAGTGCTTAGAAAACAATGGAGGTGGTAATCTTGTGTTTTCTTCCTCTTGCACGGTGTATGGCCAGCCCGACACCCTACCGGTAACGGAACAGGCACCAATAAAGTTGGCAGAATCACCCTACGGCAATACTAAGCAGATTTCAGAGGAGATTATAACCGACGCCATTAAAGCCAATAAAAAACTAAAAGCCATTGCGCTGCGCTACTTTAATCCCATTGGAGCCCACCCGTCTGCCGAGATTGGTGAACTTCCCATTGGTGTTCCAAACAATCTTATTCCATACGTTACCCAAACAGGATATGGCCTCCGCAATGTGCTCAACATATTTGGAAAAGATTACAATACCCCCGATGGAACAGCCATCCGTGACTACATTAACGTTGTAGACTTAGCCAAAGCACATGTTGCTGCAATAGCCTGGCTTGCAACAAGTAAAGAAAAACAAACGCTTGAGGTTTTCAATATAGGAACAGGCAAAGGGCTTTCGGTTTTAGAAATTGTGACTACTTTTGAAAAAGTTACAGGAATAAAGCTGCCCTACCAATTTGTTGATAGACGCTTAGGCGACATTGAGCAGGTTTGGGCCGATACCTCTTTGGCAAATAAGGTGCTTGGATGGAAGGCCATTATTCCACTGGAAGATACGCTGCTTAGCGCATGGAAATGGGAGCAGCGTTACCGTTCAAAAAACAAAAAATAGATTATATGAAAAAAAGTATTTTAATTACCGGTGGCGCTGGCTTTATCGGCTCCCATGTAGTTCGGCTTTTTGTAAAGAAATATCCAGACTACCGCATTGTTAACTACGACAAGCTTACCTATGCAGGGAATCTTGAAAACCTTGCCGATATAGAGAAATCGCCAAACTACACCTTCGTTAAGGGAGACATTTGCGACGATGTTCTGCTCGACAAAGTGTTCGCCGAATACGCCATTGATGGAGTTATTCACCTTGCAGCAGAGTCGCATGTGGACCGGTCGATTGCCGACCCTATGGCATTTATAAGAACTAACATAGTGGGAACCGTAACCTTATTAATCGCAGTAAGAAAAGCGTGGGGTTCCCGCTTTGAAGGAAAAAAATTCTACCATATCTCCACCGATGAAGTGTATGGAAGCCTTGGTAAAGAGGGCCTGTTCACAGAAGAAACCTCGTATGACCCTCGCAGCCCATACTCCGCATCAAAAGCTAGCTCCGACCATCTTGTAAGAGCCTACTTTCACACCTATGGTTTACCAACAGTTATCTCCAACTGCTCCAACAATTACGGACCAAACCATTTCCCCGAAAAACTTATTCCTCTGGCTTTTCACAATATCAAAACCAAAAAATCAATCCCGATTTATGGGAAGGGTGAAAATGTGCGCGATTGGCTCTATGTTGAAGACCACGCCAACGCCATCGACCTAATTTTCCACAAAGGAAAAGCCGGGGAAACCTACAATATTGGCGGGAATAACGAGTGGACCAATATTGATCTAATTAGGTTGCTCTGTAGTATCATGGATCGCAAATTGGGCAGAAAAGAGGGCGAATCGGAAAGCCTAATAACCTTTGTAAAGGATAGAGCTGGGCACGACCTTCGCTACGCCATCGACTCATCACACCTGCAGAAGGAGCTTGGTTGGCAACCCTCCGTTCGATTTGAAGAGGGCCTAGAAAAAACCGTTGACTGGTATTTGGCCAACGAGGTGTGGCTGTCGCATGTGGTGTCGGGCGATTACGAAAAGTATTACCAAAAGCAATACACCCAGAGATAAAAAAAGGCCCGAATGTTTTTCACTTCGGGCCTTCTCTTGAGATACAGGTTGTTACTCAACCGTTACTGACTTCGCTAAGTTGCGAGGTTGATCAACATTACAACCCCTCATCAAGGCAATGTGGTATGCTAAAAGTTGCAGCGGAACAACTGCCAGCAGCCCTTCCATTGACTCATGAATACTTGGAATTTCGATGGTGTAATCGGCCATGCTCGTAATGGTTGTATCGCCCTCGGAAACGATGGCAATTACAACTCCCTTGCGAGCCTTTACCTCTTGTACGTTGCTTACAACCTTGTCGTAGGAGCTATCCTTGGCAGCAATTACCACAACCGGCATCTTGTCGTCAATAAGCGCAATTGGCCCATGCTTCATTTCGGCTGCAGGGTAACCCTCGGCGTGTATGTAAGAAATTTCTTTCAGTTTTAATGCACCTTCCAACGCCACAGGGAAGAAATATCCACGGCCTAGGTAGAGAAAATTGGTTGAGTCCTTAAACCGCTTAGCAATGCTCTCGATTTTTTCGTTTAACAAAAGGATTTTTTCAATTTTCTCAGGAACAGAACTAAGTTCAGCAATAAGCTGGCTGGCCTGTTCGGTGGTGATTGTTTTTTTACGCTTGCCCAACAGAATGGCCATCATGGCAAGTACGGTAACCTGAGCAGTAAATGCCTTTGTAGAGGCAACACCAATTTCAGGTCCGGCATGGGTGTAAACGCCGGCATGAGTTTCCCTAGGAATGCTGGAGCCAACCACATTGCAAATTCCAAGCACTAATGCACCTTGACTTTTTGCCAACTTGATGGCAGCAAGTGTATCGGCTGTTTCACCACTCTGGCTGATGGCAATCACAACATCGTCTGGGTAAATTACCGGATTACGGTAACGGAACTCCGAAGCATACTCAACCTCCACCGGAATACGGGCTAAGTCCTCAATAAGGTATTCGCCAAGCAATCCGGCATGCCATGAGGTTCCGCACCCAATAAGAACAATACGTTTGGCCTCAACAAGCTGTGGGAGAACATTGTAAAGCCCACCGAGATGTATTTCCTGCAGATCGGCAGACAACCGTCCCCTGAAAGTGTCTTTAATTGAACGAGGTTGCTCATAAATTTCTTTGAGCATGAAATGTTCAAACCCACCCTTTTCAATCTCTTCAATGTCGAGATCAATAGTTTGGATCTTCGGCTCGAGGGGATGGTTAGAGATGGTCTTTAGGGAAAGTTCTCCTCTACGAATTATGGCAACATCATCATCGTTCATAAAGATAACGCTGTTGGTGTGCTCAACAATTGGAGTTGCATCGGAAGCGAGGAAGTATTCCTTGTTGCCAACACCGATTACCAATGGGCTACCACGTCTTGCTCCGATCAATAAATCTCGATCATCCTTGCAAAGGATAGCAAGGCCAAATGCACCAACAACTTTCGACAATGCAAGTCGCACTGCAATTTCCGGACTAACTTGTCCCTTGAGGTAGATGTACTCAATGAGGTTAACCAATACCTCCGTATCTGTTTCGCTAGCAAAGGTGTAGCCACGCTTTTCAAGCCGTCTCCGCAGCACGCCATAGTTCTCAATAATACCGTTGTGAATTAGCGTGAAGTAGCCGTTTTGTGAGCTATGAGGATGAGCGTTGATATCGTTTGGTTCACCGTGGGTTGCCCAGCGAGTATGGCCTATTCCCAAAGTTCCAGCAGTGTCTGATTGTGCTGTGTGAGCCTCTAGGTCGCTAACTTTCCCCTTGCACTTATAAACTTCTATATCCTTATTAAAAAGGGCAACGCCGGCAGAATCGTAACCACGATACTCAAGTCTTTTTAGTCCATTAATAATTATTGGAAAGGCTTCCTTTTTTCCAATATATGCAACAATTCCACACATATTAAGTATGATTTTTGAAAAGGTAATGATTGACTGTGCTCGGGTAAAATAACCCAATCCTACTTTTTGGGAGTAGTGTTTGCCTTTGCCGCAATCAACTCGTCGTAAAGGTTAGAGTATGCTTCGATGTAGGTATCGGGACCCTCGAAGCCAATGATTGGTTTTTTAAGTTCCTCTAGATAGCTGGAGATGTTGGGGTTTATGGTTTGAGAGCCAACTATTATGGCATCAGAATACTGTATTGCCAACTTGGTAATATTTTCCCAGCTCCCAGCAGTGCTAATGCTTTCAACATCCTTGGAGCGAACACCCTCAGTAATTAACTTCGACTTAAATCCAGGGGCAAGCATTCCAGGAAACTCATCGTTATAGATGGAATAAACAACCTTAGAGTTGGAGAAGATTGGGTCCTCCTTGAAAGCTTTCTTTACATACAGTGGGGCAGCGGCAGTAAACCAGCCGTGGCAGTGAACAATGTCAGGAACCCATCTTAACTTCCGGACGGTTTCAAGGACACCTCGGGCAAAGAAAATCATCCGCTCATCGTTATCGGCAAATTGCGAATCATCCTCCTCTGTAAGAGTATTCTTACGGTGGAAGTAATCTTCATTGTCAATAAAGTAAACCTGCATCCGAGCCGACTGAATTGAAGCCACCTTAATGATGAGTGGGTGGTCCGAGTCACTAATAATAAGGTTCATACCAGATAGCCGAATTACTTCATGCAGCTGGTTACGCCTCTCATTAATGCTCCCGAACCGGGGCATGAATGTACGTATCTCCTTACCCTTATCCTGTATCCCTTGTGGAAGATAACGGCCAATTAACGAAATTTCATTTTCAGGTAAATAAGGTGATATCTCCTGAGAAATGAAAAGAACCCTCGCGTTTTTCATTCTGATGATTCTTATCTTATTGGGTCTATGCGTGTAGACTTTGTGCAAAGTTACAAAAAAAATTCGCTATTGATTCCCTCTTCCCATTTTGCCTTCAAATAGCACAATAGTCAACCGCTGAAAAAAAACATTGAGCACCTATCGGATTGAAATGAATAGCTAACTTTGCCCCTTGGATTAAATCCAGCAAAAACATAATCATGCATCTGGTGTTAAACTCTATGCAGATATATATTCGGAGAGAT
Above is a window of Williamwhitmania sp. DNA encoding:
- the gltX gene encoding glutamate--tRNA ligase — encoded protein: MDQRRVRVRFAPSPTGPLHIGGVRTALFNYLFARKHGGDFLLRIEDTDSNRFVPGAEEYIVESLKWCGIEIDEGVSVGGPHAPYRQSERRAIYKKFADQLIDSGNAYYAFDTPEELDALRARYETEGRTFNYNHEIRTTLNTSLALSAEEVKRRIDAGAGWVIRFMMPESEEVEMFDLIRGCVVVNTATLDDKVLFKSADMLPTYHLANVVDDYLMEISHVIRGEEWLPSLPLHVLLYRSFGWTGVMPQFAHLPLLLKPTGNGKLSKRDGDKLGFPVFPLFWKAENGETARGYREDGYFPEAFINLLALLGWNPGTEQEIFTMEELIAQFSLERVNKSGARFDPEKAKWFNQHYLRQKSDAELATLFMPVLAEHGVKAEHAFVEKV
- the galE gene encoding UDP-glucose 4-epimerase GalE produces the protein MSKILVTGGTGYIGSHTVVELLQQGFKVVIVDNLSNSFIEVLDGIEHICGQRPTFIEADCTDMAAMKSIFSQNPDISAAIHFAASKAVGESVEKPLLYYRNNLVSLINLIECLENNGGGNLVFSSSCTVYGQPDTLPVTEQAPIKLAESPYGNTKQISEEIITDAIKANKKLKAIALRYFNPIGAHPSAEIGELPIGVPNNLIPYVTQTGYGLRNVLNIFGKDYNTPDGTAIRDYINVVDLAKAHVAAIAWLATSKEKQTLEVFNIGTGKGLSVLEIVTTFEKVTGIKLPYQFVDRRLGDIEQVWADTSLANKVLGWKAIIPLEDTLLSAWKWEQRYRSKNKK
- the rfbB gene encoding dTDP-glucose 4,6-dehydratase; protein product: MKKSILITGGAGFIGSHVVRLFVKKYPDYRIVNYDKLTYAGNLENLADIEKSPNYTFVKGDICDDVLLDKVFAEYAIDGVIHLAAESHVDRSIADPMAFIRTNIVGTVTLLIAVRKAWGSRFEGKKFYHISTDEVYGSLGKEGLFTEETSYDPRSPYSASKASSDHLVRAYFHTYGLPTVISNCSNNYGPNHFPEKLIPLAFHNIKTKKSIPIYGKGENVRDWLYVEDHANAIDLIFHKGKAGETYNIGGNNEWTNIDLIRLLCSIMDRKLGRKEGESESLITFVKDRAGHDLRYAIDSSHLQKELGWQPSVRFEEGLEKTVDWYLANEVWLSHVVSGDYEKYYQKQYTQR
- the glmS gene encoding glutamine--fructose-6-phosphate transaminase (isomerizing), with translation MCGIVAYIGKKEAFPIIINGLKRLEYRGYDSAGVALFNKDIEVYKCKGKVSDLEAHTAQSDTAGTLGIGHTRWATHGEPNDINAHPHSSQNGYFTLIHNGIIENYGVLRRRLEKRGYTFASETDTEVLVNLIEYIYLKGQVSPEIAVRLALSKVVGAFGLAILCKDDRDLLIGARRGSPLVIGVGNKEYFLASDATPIVEHTNSVIFMNDDDVAIIRRGELSLKTISNHPLEPKIQTIDLDIEEIEKGGFEHFMLKEIYEQPRSIKDTFRGRLSADLQEIHLGGLYNVLPQLVEAKRIVLIGCGTSWHAGLLGEYLIEDLARIPVEVEYASEFRYRNPVIYPDDVVIAISQSGETADTLAAIKLAKSQGALVLGICNVVGSSIPRETHAGVYTHAGPEIGVASTKAFTAQVTVLAMMAILLGKRKKTITTEQASQLIAELSSVPEKIEKILLLNEKIESIAKRFKDSTNFLYLGRGYFFPVALEGALKLKEISYIHAEGYPAAEMKHGPIALIDDKMPVVVIAAKDSSYDKVVSNVQEVKARKGVVIAIVSEGDTTITSMADYTIEIPSIHESMEGLLAVVPLQLLAYHIALMRGCNVDQPRNLAKSVTVE
- a CDS encoding glycogen/starch synthase; translation: MKNARVLFISQEISPYLPENEISLIGRYLPQGIQDKGKEIRTFMPRFGSINERRNQLHEVIRLSGMNLIISDSDHPLIIKVASIQSARMQVYFIDNEDYFHRKNTLTEEDDSQFADNDERMIFFARGVLETVRKLRWVPDIVHCHGWFTAAAPLYVKKAFKEDPIFSNSKVVYSIYNDEFPGMLAPGFKSKLITEGVRSKDVESISTAGSWENITKLAIQYSDAIIVGSQTINPNISSYLEELKKPIIGFEGPDTYIEAYSNLYDELIAAKANTTPKK